The DNA sequence CCGGAATACCACGCATTCGGGCAGCTAAAGCCAAAGCCGCTGCATGGTTTCCGGATGAATGGGTGCAAACCCCGTTTTTAGCTTCCTCATCGGAAAGCGAAAAAACTGAGTTGCAGGCTCCCCGAAACTTGAAAGCGCCAACTTTTTGAAGATTTTCGCATTTAAAAAACAGCTCAGCGCCAACAATTTCGTTGATGCTTTTCGAACTTAAAACCGGTGTATGATGAATGTATGGACGAATGCGGTCGTGCGCCGCTTTAATGTCTTCAAATTTGGGTAAATTCATGGTTATTCAGGATAATATTCTAATGAAATAAGTTCCTTCTCAATCTTAAAACCAGCTTTTTGGTATGCCATTAATGCAGATTCGTGGTCTCGTTCACAAGTATGCAACCACACCTTTGCTCCATTTTGTCCGGCTACATAAACCGATGCCTGAATTAATTTTTGTCCCAGCCCTTTCCCTATCCACTCGGGTTTCAGTCCAAGATAAACAAGTTCGGTCTCAGCTTCAGCGCGAACCAGTTCGAAGAAGCCTGCAGTTTCATTTTCAACTTGAAAAAGCCAGACTTCGTTGTTTTCAGCATTCAAAATTTGAGATAGTTTTTCATACGATTTCAGCAAACGACCCGTCCAGCCCCAGTTTTCGCCAACAGCCTTGTAAATTTTAAGATACTCGTCTGCCGGAGGATTTTTCCAAAGATTGATGCTGATCAATTCGTCAGCAGAAGGCACATCCGGAAGGTTTCCGTCAAAAGTCAAAAACCATGTTTTGACAGGAATTAGCTTATATCCGGGAATTTTGTCCATAATTCAAATCCATTAAGGAAGGCTTGAGGGGCTACAGGTCATAATCCGGCAACCAGTTCTCTCAAAATCAATGTCATGTTTGGTTCGGCTTTCATGGCCACTTCCTGAACTTCTTCGTGCGAAATTTCAACGATTTGTCCGGGAACGCCACTGTCGGTTACAATCGAAATCCCGAAA is a window from the Aquipluma nitroreducens genome containing:
- a CDS encoding GNAT family N-acetyltransferase, whose protein sequence is MDKIPGYKLIPVKTWFLTFDGNLPDVPSADELISINLWKNPPADEYLKIYKAVGENWGWTGRLLKSYEKLSQILNAENNEVWLFQVENETAGFFELVRAEAETELVYLGLKPEWIGKGLGQKLIQASVYVAGQNGAKVWLHTCERDHESALMAYQKAGFKIEKELISLEYYPE